The Desulfurellaceae bacterium nucleotide sequence CGATATAATGAGCCAGGCAGGCCGAGACAAGACTGGTCGCTATTTGCTCCCGCCCAAAGCCTGGCTCAGGGCTTGGCGGTAGGGATGGGTGTCCATGTAGATCCGCAGGATTTTGAACTTGCCGCTCTCATCGAAGGTCCAGAAATTGAGGTTGTTCATCTCAAGCGGGGTGCCGTCCGGGGTCTTGCCGACCAGGCGCAGGGGCGCGACAAGCTTGTTGCCCTCAATCACGATATCGGTCGGACCGGCGTGGTAATCTACCAGACTTGAAACAAGCTTCTGATAAAAAGACCGCAATGCCGCCTTGCCCCGAATGCCCTCTTCGCCGGTCATCGGGTTGATCAGTTGCGCATCGTCGGCGAATAAGGCCAGAATTCTCTCGACATCGCCCTTGGTCACATTCGCGAAATAGGTACGGGCGGCGTCTTCCATGTGCTGCTCAGCTGGACTGCGTGGCATGTTTGCCTCCTTAGTAATAGCTACGCCAATCGCGTCACTCAGGCGTTACTCCCCTGCATATACTCCCGCAGGCAGCGGGCGGTGTACGACTGCCGGCTCTGGCGCATGACATCCTGGGGCGGGCCGCAGGCCACCACCCGGCCCCCCTCCAGGCCACCCTCTGGGCCGAGATCAACAATGTAGTCGGCCTCTTTAATGATATCGAGGTTATGCTCGATGGTGACGACCGTATTGCCCTTGTCCACCAGACGGTGCAGGGTCGCGATCAGCTTCTCAATATCGGCGAAGTGCAGCCCCGTGGTGGGCTCGTCCAGGACGTACAGGGTCTTGCCCCGGGACTCCTTGGCCAGCTCGTAGGCCAATTTAATGCGCTGGGCCTCACCGCCGGACAGGGTGTTGCTGGCCTGGCCCAGGGTGATATAGCCCATGCCGATATCGTTCAGCAGGCGCAGCGGGCGGGCGATCTTTGGCACCCCCAGAAAAAACGTGGCCGCCTCCTCAATGGTCAGGCCTAGAACATCGGCGATATTCTTGCCGTTATAGGCGATCTCCAGCGTCTCCTCGTTATAGCGCCGCCCGCCACACACCTCGCAGTCCACATACACATCGGGCAGAAAGCTCATCTCCATCTTCAGCCGCCCCTGGCCGGCGCAGGCCTCACACCGCCCGCCCTTGACGTTGAACGAAAACCGCCCCGGCTTATAGCCCCGCAGACGCGACTCGGGCAGCATCGAGAACAGCTTGCGGACCTCGTCCCACAGCCCGACATACGAGGCCGGCACGGAGCGCGGCGTTTTTCCGATCGGCGTCTGATCCACCTCAACCACCCGCTCGATGGGCTCAGCCCCCTCAATCCGATCATGCACACCCGTCTTGCCAACAAAGCGACCCAGCTGTTTTCTGAGACCCTTGACCAGCACTTCCTGGACCAGCGAGCTTTTGCCCGAGCCCGACACGCCCGTCAGACACACCCAGGTGCCGATCGGCAGC carries:
- a CDS encoding nuclear transport factor 2 family protein, whose product is MPRSPAEQHMEDAARTYFANVTKGDVERILALFADDAQLINPMTGEEGIRGKAALRSFYQKLVSSLVDYHAGPTDIVIEGNKLVAPLRLVGKTPDGTPLEMNNLNFWTFDESGKFKILRIYMDTHPYRQALSQALGGSK